The genomic stretch TGATCCCATCCTAATTAAGACCAATAAAGAAAAGTGAAGAATCGTGAAAATCTTTAGAGATGGAAGAACCTAAATAGATTTTAAGAATTGAATATTATCCCATTCATTCATATCAGTCGtgaatcaaattcattttactcaaaaattaatttgtgagtAAGGGTGTaattgttaagttttaaaagttgtaGGAGCAATGTAAAATAGGTTTGAAGCCTAAAAGAACATTaatgaatcaagtttaaacaaAGATATGCAAGGGTTAATGTgtgaaaagttaataaaaagtttatgccctttataataatatttgtgaaGGACCATATGAGTAGTTAATAAAACATAGAGGTGTGACAAAAATACGAGGTCAAATTAAAAACCAACTATAAGAGGAGTTGACTATAATACCCTTAATGATATGTAAAAACATCACATGAACCTTCCTCCTTTGTTCTTTTCTATCAGACAATCCCCATCTCAGCAATCAGTAAATCGGCATTGAAGTGAAGACGAACTCAAACCTCTGCGGGTTCTGGTGatccatttttccttttatttcaaCATGTAGTTAATTCTACTttatattttatcctttttttcctttctgtCTTTTGGATTTCTCTTCTATTTTCTGTCTTAATTTTCCATCGCCATCTTAGAAATCATTAATTTACATTGTTATAATTGCTTGCTTTTTGAAATATGTCAAATCTCTTAAAAGATTGCATTTACTATGTATCTCCATGAAAGATTGCGAGATTCTAGACACCTTCAAGTAGAACCTTAAGCCGTTtggatttttatattattatattttcatgccAGGTTAGGAATTTTGTAAGTGTTTTTTTTGGGGGGCGTCATTTATGCGTTTACAATGGATTTTTAACTCTTTTGCGGAAGGGATTTGGGAATGATCAAGTTCAAAATGCAGAGTTccttgaggtttttttttttttttggttgcacAAAATTGATGACATTTCCTCATTTGAAAGCAAAATGGATtctaatacatttttaattcGAGAAATTTTGCATACTGAAGTACAAGCCGATTCCTAGAGtgagagaataattttataagaactgagttaaattaaattactgaGCTGAAGTATCATTGAAACCTTTTATACGCATTTCTCTATCCGCATCCTGAATCCCCggtatttctctctctctaactCTTCCATGTGAATGTTTCTGAAAGCTTACCCAAATAGCTTGAGAACTGATCCTTCTTGAGACAGTGTGGGTTACCATTAGGAAAAGTGTTATGTAAGCTTTAAGTTAACATGGCCTGCTTTACTGTGATGTGAGTTTGTTGAGATTTGAAGAGTGAGACCATGAATTGTTGAACAAAAGAGAGAATTTATTAggtttttcatttgtttgttttttttaattctccAGTAAGGGTGAGGAAGACATATCATAATCATTAACTGCTAATCTCGtgtgatgatttattttttctagaAAAAGTTTTATGTCTCATTAAATGGAGTCTTTTTATTCTAGATAATTTGAGAAGATGTCAGGGCAAAGCCAACGGTTAACTGTAGTTCCAACAGTTACAATGCTTGGAGTGATGAAAAGTCGGCTTGTTGGTGCTACTAGAGGTCATGCTCTTCTCAAGAAAAAGAGTGATGCTTTAACAGTTCAATTCCGTCAGATTCTTAAAAAGATTGTCACTACAAAGGAATCGATGGGAGAAGTAATGAAAACCTCTTCCTTTGCCTTAACTGAAGCCAAGTACGTTGCTGGTGAAAACATCAAGCACATTGTTCTCGAGAATGTGCAAAATGCTTCTCTTAAAGTTCGATCTCGACAAGAGAATGTTGCTGGTGTCAAGCTTCCAAAGTTTGAGTATTTCACTGAAGGTGAGATCAAGAATGACCTTACTGGATTAGCCAGAGGCGGCCAGCAGGTCCAACTCTGTCGTGCTGCTAACATCAAAGCAATTGAGCTTCTTGTTGAGCTTGCATCGCTTCAGACTTCATTTTTAACCCTAGATGAGGCCATTAAAACGACTAATCGAAGGGTCAATGCTCTAGAAAATGTTGTCAAGCCTAGGTTGGAGAATACCATCAATTACATCAAGGGAGAATTGGATGAGCTTGAAAGGGAGGATTTCTTTCGCTTGAAGAAGATACAGGGTTATAAGAAGAGGGAAATAGAAAGACAGCTGGCTGCTGCTAAACAGTTCGCTGAGGAGCAGTTTGCTGAGAAGGTTTCTTTGCAGAAAGGAATTTCACTCAATCTCGCACACAACTTGTTATCTGCTGGAGCTAACAAGGATGAGGATATAATTTTCTGATGTGAAGGTTAGTTTATGTGATCACTTTTTCATATGTGGCTTTTTATGTTCTGTTTACTCTCTGGTGGAGTATTCttagtaataatatttttgctGCTCAGAAGAGGACAacctaatattttgaataagaaGCTTTATGTATGATACTATTTATTGTATTGGTTTCATTGAATTAGCTTTCATTTTCTGCAAAATGCAGACAAGAGTTTTCTGGTCTAGCTCAAGTATGTTAAGTATTTAATCAAAGTCTTATGCATATAAAGAGTTTCCTGGTCTTTTATCCTCtctattatttatcattattattattatttttttttaattttgacctCAATTATCATCAAAGAGGGGAACTTAATATTCTTTTCTGGTAAAGGATTGGGAAGATTGGGAAACACACTCCTAAAATGGCTCGGTCACATAAAGTCCCTAATTCTATTGAAAAGAATTGCCCACCTGGGCTTTTGAATATGGGTTTGAGGAAAAGAATTTTGATCTAGGTATTATATTGCCCCACCTTTTctttaaaaacccaaaacaatataaatagtCCCCTTGTTTTATTATATGCTACAACCCATGTCGGATCAGCATGCGCATAGGATTATATAGTCTATTAATTCAATGTTTTTATCGACTAtgattatttcatttatttaggATTATAGATTTATAGTTGGATTAGGTTTTTTCTTATTAGGATTTTAGTCCTATTAGAGTTTGTTTGATTCGGGTAATCATTTATTACCCAAACTGGTATattactataaagatatatttctttcgagataaatattattataatatgttaaactaagggtaaaattataataaaattaaaattactttgataattatttaatatttaaatataatatggtaatcaaataattcattatattaataaaaaataaattactaaaaaaaaatactataatcttttttattaattgaccaaaaaaaaaatgttactaaTTAAAGTAGTTTAtcagaataatattttattcccCAAACCAAATGCATTCTTAATGCTTAgggattaataattataagtgaAATGCCCTAATGGATTTGTGTGCATTCTCAAGGGGTAGTTTGAATAACAAAGTATGTAAAATCCCTAAGTGTTCGACGACCTCATATTGAAATTAGGCATCCCAAGTGGTCTGGCTCAAGTGAGATTCCtcatcataaaaaaagaaaaaaattcatgtgCAATTTAGCCATTCTCGGTAATTTTGGTGAGTTCATCACCTTAATAGATTTGTCAATCTATCTATCTATATGTAATTCGACACTCTTTTATACTAATAAAGCATGCTCTTAcaatcaccatcatcatcatacTATAAGTGTGCATATTGACATTGATGGAATTACAAAAACATAGAATCATGGCCATTAATCCATAGGAAAACAAAATGGGTCACAATACTTAATTGTTCTCTGTCATATTATAATCTTTCTGTGGGTGTGATCTCCTGGCAATCCAAATCCTCTCAAGTGCTCTCTAATCTCTCACACTCTTTACTCTCTGTTTTGTTTTTGCAAATTGCGTGAAGTGTAAAAATAAGCTAAGCAACTTACACCGTTTTTTATTTTAGCAAAATAACACCATGAACAACCTTGTGGTCCTCTTACACGGGCGTACCTTTGGTTTTGCGCCAAAGAACAGGCTCCAAAATCACCAAAAATTgatctttatttaatttcaaattcaacgAAGAGGTACAAAGATGTGCACACTCAACATGCATGTTCGTTCACCCCCTAtccttaatcatcttcacaagCCTTGTATAAACTAACGATTCtaccatttttaatatatgcatAGGCATACACCCTTATCATATACGATCGTTCATGCTCCCAAACAACATGTACATGAATTAAATGttaggaaaaatataaaattactctcCGACATACCCATTGGTGCTACACTAGtattaatataacatttaatcagATTTTAAAACAAGTATTGGGCTCACcctaatcaatttgaattttaaaacattggacTCTACCCTTAGTTCAACCACACATCACCTATCTCctctttgtcaaaaaaaaataataacaatgataataataaaaaattacaattattgtATAATAGAGTTTCATCCTCAATAATTGATTTTAGTCCTTATTGATGTCAATACTatagtttaatcaaattttttaagacaagTTTTGGCCTTAGTTTTACCGTTCTAGATTTTAGAACAAAACTCTTTACCCATTCAATCTCACATAAGTGATCTCctctttatcaaataataacaataataataaaattatgtgtatatatttataagtatataattgagtacacgaatgatatatttgtatatgatttgatgattttaaattaatgataaaataacatctaatcatattataatactctatatatatatattgcattttCCCTATCttcttttagggttttctcTTTGCACTTTGGTAAATTTTGTTTACccccaatatttttctttcttcttgccGCCACCCCCAGCTTTTGAAATCTTCTCCACAATTGCTACTCCATTCTCAGCATTCGTCCTCCTTCATCTTTGGTTGCTTCTCTGCCAAAAACCGAGCCGCCATTAGCTTAGCATCCGTCTCCAATGAAGTTTGCTTCCTTCCAACATGAACACGacatttttttccctctcttgGTTTTGTTGAATGAATCCCTCTCTTGGTTCTACCATCTTCTTTACTAAGATTGGCCAGAGTAGGCAAACGACGATGAAGGGGAAAGCTATTGCAACGCTGATGAGGGAAGGCACACAGGATTCATTGTCTTCATCTTGATGATGGTTGAAGAGAAGAAGGTCAGTGATGGCTATAGATGGATCGAGATGAAGAAAGAACATGATCATCTCATCTCCAACTATCGGCAGTGATGACTAGAAGAGTCATTgggggaaatagtcatttttcaaactttatacatggtgaaattgttaaatttttaaacttaggaggaaaatatgataaatatatagttttttaaatattttttactaaataatagttttacccttaacggtaaccctaaaaattaatagattggtgagtgtttgaattttttaaagttaaaagatgaaaacttagGAAAAGAGTATTCTTTAGATGGaaacaagtcctttggcctctgtatatatacacacataaaaGCGTGTACTCATAACATTTGCtattacaatataaataatgagtaataccatgtatatacacttttgatacataatttaaatacataaataatgtattattacataatttagtgtgattttatctataattcaaaGTTATcgttcaatcacataataatatattatttatgtacataaattatatataaacaaatatatacacataattttgt from Mangifera indica cultivar Alphonso chromosome 6, CATAS_Mindica_2.1, whole genome shotgun sequence encodes the following:
- the LOC123217942 gene encoding V-type proton ATPase subunit D-like, encoding MSGQSQRLTVVPTVTMLGVMKSRLVGATRGHALLKKKSDALTVQFRQILKKIVTTKESMGEVMKTSSFALTEAKYVAGENIKHIVLENVQNASLKVRSRQENVAGVKLPKFEYFTEGEIKNDLTGLARGGQQVQLCRAANIKAIELLVELASLQTSFLTLDEAIKTTNRRVNALENVVKPRLENTINYIKGELDELEREDFFRLKKIQGYKKREIERQLAAAKQFAEEQFAEKVSLQKGISLNLAHNLLSAGANKDEDIIF